CCATCACTCGTCCAGCGCTGTCAAACAGGGATTATATCCGTCGAGACAGAGTTGATTCGGCCGGAGCGATCCGAACGGCGATCCACAGCACCGCCACCACAGCGAGCAAGTAGAGGCCGAACCCCACGCCCCCGGTCGCGGCGAGGTGCGAGAGGTACGTGTTGTGGATCCCAAAATACGGACGGCGAGCGTGTCGGTTTCGGCCACCTGTCACGGTAGCATTTGGTACGGCCCATCGGCCTGCCACCGTAGCAGGTGGATTTATCAGCGTAGGACACGTAGCGTACTGTATGACTGAGCGTGACGAGTACGGGCGTTACGCACCCGACCACACCGACGGGGATGTGCTTGACGCCGTCCGGAAGCACGATCCGGCAGGAACGAGCGAGGTCGCCGAGCAGCTCGGCATTGCACGCCAGAGCGCCGATCAACGACTCCGAAAGCTTGCCGACACCGGACGGGTCCACCACAAGAAAATCGGCGCTGTCGCGGTGTGGTGGCTCGCCGACGAGAAACGCGGTCCGACTGGTGTTGATCCGGACGATGGGTTCTGGGACGCCGAGCCAGGATCGTCGAGAGAACCAACGGACGCCGCGAAGACTGACGAGTATCTCGCCGACGCGATGGCGAATGAGTAGCGCCGATACTGGCACCGATCCTGCATCCGCAAGCGCCGCGGACATGCGCGCGGACCCGCTGTTCATCGACACTGGAGCGTTCTTCGCGTACTACAACGATCGTGACGAGCACCACGAGACGGCCCGCGCTTTCTTCCATGCGATTCGTACGGGCGACCTGGCCTACTCCCCACTGTACACCACACGCTTCGTGCTCACGGAGCTCGCGACGCTGTTGCTCTACAAGGTCGATCACGCGACCGCCACGCGGGCTC
This genomic interval from Halococcus salifodinae DSM 8989 contains the following:
- a CDS encoding type II toxin-antitoxin system VapC family toxin: MSSADTGTDPASASAADMRADPLFIDTGAFFAYYNDRDEHHETARAFFHAIRTGDLAYSPLYTTRFVLTELATLLLYKVDHATATRALGDILTAGSFNVVRADPAVFAQGRDEFERYDDHEITLVDHLTGVLADERGVEHIFAFDSDFRTLGFTVVPEDTGER